atatgtcatacgATGTTAGGATTCTTGttgttttttaagaaaattagaatTTCGTATTATGATTATTCTTAGTCTAGTTATGAAGCCATAACTAAAATAAGTTTGACCATTAGTTgtaggtaaatatttttgtttttttgaaattgGGCAGATAATCTAATTGGAAAAGGAGGTTATGCTGAAGTTTACAAGGGGAAGTTTTCAAATGGACAAATGGTAGCCATAAAACGGCTTATGCGTGGAAACAGCGAAGAGATCATTGTAGATTTTCTATCAGAGATGGGTATAATGGCACATGTTAACCATCCAAATATAGCGAAGCTTTTAGGCTATGGTGTCGAAGGAGGAATGCACCTTGTTCTTGAGTTGTCACCTCATGGGAGCTTAGCTTCTATGCTTTATAGTAAACCCTCTTCCTCCATCACTACCCTTGCATGCCTTTtgtattcaaaaattaaaataattaattgtttGATGATGTGATAGGCtcaaaggagaagatgaaatggaGCATCAGGTACAAAATAGCTTTGGGAGTTGCAGAGGGCTTGGTGTATCTTCACAGTGGATGTCACAGGAGAATTATTCACAGAGATATCAAAGCCGCAAACATTCTTCTCACGCATGATTTTTTGCCTCAGGTACAGTAGAtacttattatatttattttcagttCTTAAAATGTCTTTTTGTGTTAGATATGCGACTTTGGGCTTGCGAAGTGGCTACCTGAACATTGGACACACCATATAGTTTCCAAATTTGAGGGCACATTTGGGTGAGTCTGTGCATTAAGCATATATATGCTTCCTTGGGATAATTGTTCAGACATGGTTTatctttatttctttcagatatcTTGCTCCTGAGTACTTAACACATGGGATAGTAGATGAAAAGACTGATGTATTCGCCTTGGGTGTACTTTTACTAGAACTTGTTACTGGACGACGAGCTCTTGACTACTCCAAGCAAAGTCTTGTTCTATGGGTTAGTCCTAGAGAGCCAATATAATTGTGAGAGTTGCAATTCCACATCTGTTCTTATAGTTCATTAGTGTTTGTTTCTCAGGCTAAACCattgatgaagaagaacaaaATTAGAGAGCTAATTGATCCATCTTTAGCGGGCGAATATGAATGGACCCAGATTAAGCTTGTGCTTTTGGCTGCTTCGTTATCAATCCAAGAGTCATCTTTAGAGAGGCCTGGGATGAGTCAGGTACATATTCAACCAAACTGTCTTGTATAACAAGTAAAGATATCAcctttgttttgatattttgtctTAAAATTAGGTCGTTGAGATCCTCAAAGGCAACTTGAACGATCTCAAGTGCATCATGAAATGCAGAGTTCCCTTTTATCGAAAAGCTTTTAGAGATGAGAATCATGTCAAGAAATATTGAGAAAATTAGATCTTGAAGAAAGGAAATAGATGAAACTCAACAAAGGGAAAAGAAGAGATATAGATGGCTTACAtcatttttgaataaaaattcgTTATGCATCACTTGTCAACAAGATATTAATGGAAATGGTAAGCACATATAGTGAGTGTATtctttgtaaattttctttatttattgaaAGCATACAAGTATTAGTAAGC
The sequence above is drawn from the Brassica napus cultivar Da-Ae chromosome A8, Da-Ae, whole genome shotgun sequence genome and encodes:
- the LOC106418860 gene encoding receptor-like cytosolic serine/threonine-protein kinase RBK2 isoform X2; this translates as MMKVSDSNSPTGVLEEFFRTEEFESSQTTTTNKNPSSSSSRFRRVVHLLRSTSKKSLENLKVPFQYNNAVTSSLRRCSSLRDSLRFGSSSDSPVLAHSPRRIFSFSDLKIATNNFAPDNLIGKGGYAEVYKGKFSNGQMVAIKRLMRGNSEEIIVDFLSEMGIMAHVNHPNIAKLLGYGVEGGMHLVLELSPHGSLASMLYSSKEKMKWSIRYKIALGVAEGLVYLHSGCHRRIIHRDIKAANILLTHDFLPQICDFGLAKWLPEHWTHHIVSKFEGTFGYLAPEYLTHGIVDEKTDVFALGVLLLELVTGRRALDYSKQSLVLWAKPLMKKNKIRELIDPSLAGEYEWTQIKLVLLAASLSIQESSLERPGMSQVVEILKGNLNDLKCIMKCRVPFYRKAFRDENHVKKY
- the LOC106418860 gene encoding receptor-like cytosolic serine/threonine-protein kinase RBK2 isoform X1 is translated as MCLSKFKNRFCHLPLSSQMMKVSDSNSPTGVLEEFFRTEEFESSQTTTTNKNPSSSSSRFRRVVHLLRSTSKKSLENLKVPFQYNNAVTSSLRRCSSLRDSLRFGSSSDSPVLAHSPRRIFSFSDLKIATNNFAPDNLIGKGGYAEVYKGKFSNGQMVAIKRLMRGNSEEIIVDFLSEMGIMAHVNHPNIAKLLGYGVEGGMHLVLELSPHGSLASMLYSSKEKMKWSIRYKIALGVAEGLVYLHSGCHRRIIHRDIKAANILLTHDFLPQICDFGLAKWLPEHWTHHIVSKFEGTFGYLAPEYLTHGIVDEKTDVFALGVLLLELVTGRRALDYSKQSLVLWAKPLMKKNKIRELIDPSLAGEYEWTQIKLVLLAASLSIQESSLERPGMSQVVEILKGNLNDLKCIMKCRVPFYRKAFRDENHVKKY